The following proteins are co-located in the Pyricularia oryzae 70-15 chromosome 1, whole genome shotgun sequence genome:
- a CDS encoding DNA replication ATP-dependent helicase dna2, with product MPLQKSYSEQRTSFNNRKQTWQRSKSHSAVPQQPPKPLPRVSEVTKDKLTKFRFQEHPGDAPQPAEATATTKGAEAPARQSSRNASTVITIDSDSDREDGAPKAAETTNPLALPSYPPDTVTTPVARLAWQDLIQMGEGASARENQREVSPSDRILWDKPIDPEDTFITPAHPGRGRKRARSSSPVSSPAHARFDSPVVDVKQLTNALKSPHADPAFDLWDRFSVCSAVKKTTPNAANPALAHLIVSSSPRPIKGGAGLQTESSLRRAISCGNGVNWPKRRKVHTSSIESPTSKLKSGRRPDSKLSMVSALLETVTGEIEKSNASQDYETMPQSPSPSKPRGSPRRSRTQGPESPMTRSPISSGLADSKDRNSHKPADSTSDYGDDDFDDDTLMELDATLVAPETPNDPNPVLAQPIQPPEKGKQTLIEVDDEFDDMDDDLFEAAEGLLTQLESRSTSQHQVQHQYNEAASLPQQSDPEAKQHSAGVQFGDTGSDDVFGDDFGGDFDFEAAELAATQSAQQGAAHNQTTRSTRASASACASALTHPSPKARVIQRYKVTRVDDAVYTTDTGRGCPEKILLLVEDTTKANVTVHLRGDWIETPVSTKAFVHIIGDFEHSGRCIIDNSQNMLILHPDQLISSTVVADSFSCTRRAVLQDRVKATSEASPPLVYGTMLHEIFQEALMANKWSSEFLTALVDKNIGRHIEDLYTIKVSLGEAREHLLSKMREMRSWAEAFVSNFPKSDAIVHGRNGEKANMCVSKLLDVEEHVWSPMYGLKGNIDATVQVTMKDGNNRRNLTVPFEVKTGKNVNSNHQAQTALYNLLLSDRYDIEIAYGILYYMETSQTIRIPAVRHELRHMVMQRNTLACYIRERSVQLPPMKKAKNACGRCYAQTSCFIYHKLADDGDGETSGMQGKFDEVVQHLTPTHKEFFLKWEDLLTKEEKESQKLRRELWTMLSTEREKVGRCFSNVVLEEGSAVEDKNSPKINRFQYTFLKDDVTSNFSFMESQLAVGEPIVVSDENGHFALALGFVVAVTKRRITVAVDRRLHNARIRQPGFDEVNNQVFASIMEVGPDRVGTQPPLGTKEPRIRYRLDKDEFSNGMATVRNNLVQVMANGPSGSLDLRRLVVDLEPPTFKTVATQYEISDGESLNVDQKKAVEKVMSAKDYALVLGMPGTGKTTTIAHIIRALIRQGKSVLLTSYTHSAVDNILLKLKGDSIPVLRLGAPAKVHPEVQEFATLAAQPMNSFEEIRTAWHDLPVVATTCLGISHPLFNERTFDYCIVDEASQITLPICLGPIRMARTFVLVGDHNQLPPLVQNEEARKGGLDVSLFKLLSDTHPDSVVNLEHQYRMCEDVMALSNELIYEGHLKCGTEELRLRKLDIPFPEALSRHHYDASSFMSLSRSQPVFSLPKSFCTDGNSCWLRHLVDPDTRVAFVNTDALPDSREEAKGNRIVNPVEAQLVVQLVESLMTLGVPANEIGVMTHYRSQLALLKHKLLRGKNTGDATAVEMHTADRFQGRDKEVVVLSLVRSNEACHIGDLLRDWRRINVAFTRAKTKLLVIGSRETLRGCGADEMLSKFVRLMEDRNWVCDLPADALESHLFEDGGIAATGTTIAPTQASPRRKPPNKTAGANALPKLSSAGVSKAGGKENVPPGRRQPTKQAKIGAKMLTKGKPILRDILNDMSGGGF from the exons ATGCCTCTCCAAAAATCGTACTCTGAGCAAAGAACATCGTTTAATAAT CGCAAACAAACGTGGCAACGCTCCAAAAGTCACTCTGCCGTTCCACAACAACCTCCGAAGCCACTCCCTCGCGTGTCTGAAGTCACCAAGGACAAGTTAACAAAGTTTCGGTTCCAAGAACACCCTGGAGATGCTCCCCAGCCCGCCGAGGCCACGGCGACTACCAAGGGCGCAGAAGCCCCTGCCAGACAGAGTTCCCGAAATGCGTCCACCGTCATAACCATTGACAGTGATTCCGACAGGGAGGACGGTGCACCTAAAGCTGCAGAAACGACGAATCCGCTAGCACTTCCTTCGTACCCACCAGATACCGTAACGACTCCGGTGGCCAGGTTGGCATGGCAGGATCTGATCCAGATGGGGGAGGGTGCCAGCGCCAGGGAAAACCAGCGAGAGGTCTCGCCCAGCGACAGGATTCTCTGGGACAAACCAATCGACCCCGAAGACACATTTATAACTCCAGCTCATCCAGGGAGAGGGaggaaaagagcccggagcTCTTCGCCTGTATCTTCACCGGCTCATGCCAGGTTCGATAGCCCTGTTGTCGACGTCAAGCAGCTCACTAATGCGTTAAAGTCGCCCCATGCGGATCCTGCATTCGATCTCTGGGACAGATTTTCAGTATGCAGTGCCGTCAAGAAGACCACACCCAATGCCGCGAATCCTGCGCTCGCGCATTTGATAGTCTCCTCGTCGCCTCGTCCCATCAAAGGTGGGGCGGGCTTGCAGACCGAAAGCAGTCTGCGGAGGGCGATAAGCTGTGGAAACGGCGTCAACTGGCCAAAGCGACGGAAAGTTCATACTTCAAGTATTGAGTCTCCAACTAGCAAGCTTAAAAGCGGCCGTCGACCGGACTCGAAGCTGTCCATGGTGTCAGCTTTGCTAGAGACAGTGACTGGCGAAATCGAAAAGTCGAACGCAAGTCAGGATTACGAGACCATGCCGCAGTCTCCCTCTCCTAGCAAACCTCGTGGGTCTCCACGAAGATCACGAACACAAGGTCCCGAGTCTCCCATGACAAGGTCACCAATAAGCTCAGGCCTTGCCGATTCGAAAGACCGAAATTCTCACAAGCCGGCTGATAGTACGTCAGATTATGGCGACGATGACTTTGACGACGATACTCTAATGGAGCTCGATGCTACGTTAGTCGCACCCGAAACTCCAAATGACCCGAACCCGGTTCTGGCGCAGCCCATTCAGCCCCCTGAAAAAGGGAAACAAACGCTTATTGAGGTTGACGATGAGTTTGATGACATGGACGATGACTTGTTCGAGGCAGCGGAGGGGCTTTTAACCCAGCTAGAGTCCAGATCAACATCGCAGCACCAAGTTCAACACCAATATAACGAAGCTGCGTCATTACCGCAACAGTCCGACCCGGAAGCAAAGCAACACAGTGCCGGTGTTCAGTTCGGGGATACTGGCTCTGATGACGTTTTCGGTGATGATTTTGGGGGCGATTTTGATTTTGAAGCAGCCGAGTTGGCAGCTACGCAGTCGGCCCAACAAGGGGCGGCACATAACCAAACCACACGGTCTACGAGGGCTTCTGCTTCTGCTTGTGCTTCTGCTTTGACACAT cccagcccaaaagccCGAGTTATTCAAAGATACAAGGTCACCCGTGTGGATGATGCCGTGTACACCACCGACACAGGACGAGGCTGTCCGGAAAAG ATCCTCCTCTTGGTGGAGGACACCACCAAAGCGAATGTTACAGTTCATCTTCGTGGAGACTGGATCGAAACTCCTGTCAGCACCAAGGCATTTGTTCACATTATAGGCGATTTTGAGCATTCAGGGAGATGCATCATCGATAATTCACAGAACATGCTCATCTTGCATCCGGACCAGCTCATATCATCTACCGTTGTTGCAGACTCATTCAGCTGCACTCGGCGCGCTGTCTTGCAGGATCGGGTCAAGGCCACCAGTGAAGCCTCGCCCCCTCTCGTTTACGGCACGATGCTCCATGAGATCTTTCAAGAAGCACTCATGGCCAACAAGTGGAGTTCTGAATTTCTGACTGCGTTGGTGGACAAGAATATCGGTCGTCACATAGAAGACCTTTACACAATCAAGGTTAGCCTTGGAGAGGCTCGCGAGCATTTGTTATCCAAGATGCGGGAGATGAGGTCATGGGCCGAAGCCTTTGTTTCGAACTTTCCAAAG TCCGATGCGATTGTTCACGGCCGCAACGGCGAGAAGGCAAACATGTGTGTGAGCAAACTCCTGGACGTAGAGGAGCATGTCTGGTCACCTATGTACGGTTTGAAGGGCAACATTGATGCCACTGTGCAAGTTACCATGAAGGACGGCAACAACCGCCGCAATCTGACGGTTCCTTTCGAAGTCAAGACTGGTAAAAACGTAAACAGCAACCACCAGGCTCAGACGGCATTGTACAACTTGCTACTATCCGACCGATACGATATCGAGATAGCCTACGGAATCCTTTACTACATGGAGACTTCGCAGACCATCAGGATACCGGCAGTTCGCCACGAGCTCCGGCACATGGTTATGCAGCGCAACACGTTGGCATGTTATATCCGCGAGAGAAGCGTCCAGCTTCCGCCGATGAAAAAAGCCAAGAATGCTTGTGGTAGATGCTATGCGCAAACTTCGTGCTTCATCTACCACAAGCTTGCTGACGATGGAGATGGCGAAACAAGCGGGATGCAGGGGAAGTTTGACGAAGTTGTCCAACACCTGACGCCGACGCACAAAGAGTTCTTTCTGAAGTGGGAGGATCTCCTTACCAAGGAAGAGAAGGAAAGTCAAAAGCTCCGTCGGGAGCTCTGGACGATGCTCAGTACAGAGCGTGAGAAGGTCGGCCGGTGCTTCTCGAACGTCGTCCTCGAGGAAGGATCAGCAGTCGAAGACAAAAACAGCCCCAAGATCAACCGGTTTCAGTACACCTTTCTCAAGGATGATGTCACGAGCAACTTCTCTTTCATGGAGTCGCAACTTGCTGTGGGTGAGCCTATCGTCGTTTCAGATGAGAATGGCCACTTTGCACTGGCTCTTGGTTTCGTGGTGGCAGTCACAAAACGGAGGATTACCGTCGCCGTGGACAGAAGACTTCACAATGCCAGGATCCGCCAACCGGGCTTTGACGAGGTCAACAACCAGGTCTTCGCTAGTATCATGGAAGTTGGGCCTGATCGGGTCGGGACCCAACCGCCTCTCGGAACCAAAGAGCCTCGAATCCGGTATCGTTTGGACAAGGATGAGTTCAGCAACGGCATGGCTACAGTACGGAACAACCTTGTTCAAGTCATGGCGAATGGTCCTTCGGGTTCTCTTGATCTTCGACGGCTTGTTGTTGACCTGGAGCCTCCAACCTTCAAGACCGTGGCAACTCAGTACGAAATCTCGGACGGCGAGAGTCTGAACGTGGACCAAAAGAAGGCCGTCGAGAAGGTCATGAGCGCCAAAGACTACGCCTTGGTGCTTGGAATGCCGGGAACTGGAAAGACCACTACCATCGCTCATATAATTCGCGCTTTGATTCGTCAGGGCAAGAGCGTCTTGCTCACATCCTATACTCACAGTGCCGTCGACAACATCCTCTTGAAGTTGAAAGGCGATAGCATTCCGGTATTGAGACTTGGTGCTCCTGCCAAGGTACACCCTGAAGTTCAGGAGTTTGCCACCCTGGCAGCGCAGCCGATGAACTCTTTTGAGGAAATCAGGACTGCATGGCACGATTTACCAGTGGTTGCTACAACATGCCTGGGCATCAGTCACCCTTTATTCAACGAGCGCACTTTTGATTACTGCATCGTGGATGAAGCCTCGCAGATTACGCTGCCCATTTGCCTGGGCCCGATCAGAATGGCACGTACGTTTGTTTTGGTTGGCGACCATAACCAGTTGCCGCCCCTTGTGCAAAACGAAGAGGCCCGGAAGGGCGGACTCGATGTCAGCCTTTTCAAGCTGCTTTCCGACACTCATCCCGACTCGGTCGTCAATCTCGAACACCAATATCGCATGTGCGAAGATGTCATGGCGTTAAGCAACGAACTCATCTACGAGGGTCACCTCAAGTGCGGCACAGAGGAATTACGCCTCCGCAAGCTCGACATACCATTCCCAGAGGCTCTGTCAAGGCATCACTACGACGCATCATCATTCATGTCTCTGAGCAGATCGCAACCCGTGTTTTCTTTGCCAAAGTCGTTCTGCACAGATGGCAATTCTTGTTGGCTGCGTCATTTGGTTGATCCCGATACTCGGGTTGCCTTCGTCAACACAGACGCGTTACCCGACAGCCGCGAGGAGGCAAAGGGCAACAGGATCGTCAATCCTGTAGAAGCGCAGCTTGTGGTGCAGCTTGTTGAGTCGCTAATGACACTTGGTGTTCCAGCAAACGAGATTGGCGTCATGACGCACTACCGCTCGCAGCTTGCTCTCTTGAAACACAAGCTCCTGAGAGGCAAGAACACGGGTGATGCCACTGCCGTGGAGATGCACACGGCTGACCGCTTCCAGGGTCGTGACAAGGAGGTTGTGGTGTTGAGCCTGGTGCGCAGCAACGAGGCGTGCCACATCGGAGACCTCTTGCGTGACTGGCGACGCATCAATGTCGCCTTTACGCGCGCAAAGACCAAGCTTCTTGTGATTGGCAGCCGTGAGACTCTTCGCGGATGTGGAGCCGACGAGATGCTATCCAAGTTTGTGAGACTGATGGAAGACCGCAACTGGGTTTGCGATCTCCCTGCAGACGCCCTGGAGTCGCACTTGTTCGAGGACGGTGGGATTGCGGCAACAGGAACAACGATTGCACCGACACAGGCATCTCCCCGAAGAAAGCCCCCAAATAAGACGGCCGGCGCAAATGCTTTGCCAAAGCTATCATCGGCTGGTGTGTCAAAGGCCGGTGGGAAGGAGAATGTCCCGCCTGGTAGACGGCAGCCGACCAAGCAAGCTAAGATTGGCGCGAAGATGCTTACGAAGGGTAAGCCTATTCTTCGGGATATCCTGAACGATATGTCTGGCGGCGGATTTTGA